The following are from one region of the Rhodopirellula sp. P2 genome:
- a CDS encoding AtpZ/AtpI family protein: protein MNDPKQRKEDPSNTQPMLRLASAGFELASFPLILGAIGYYWLDPWMGFETPFIAIAGVLVGFCLGFYRLILMVNQLPS, encoded by the coding sequence ATGAATGATCCAAAGCAGCGAAAAGAGGACCCGTCGAACACGCAGCCGATGCTGCGGTTGGCCTCGGCAGGGTTTGAACTGGCCTCCTTCCCACTCATTCTGGGGGCAATTGGGTATTATTGGCTGGATCCGTGGATGGGGTTCGAGACCCCGTTCATCGCAATCGCCGGCGTTCTGGTCGGGTTCTGCCTGGGGTTCTACCGGCTGATTCTGATGGTGAATCAGCTTCCGTCGTGA
- a CDS encoding DUF4912 domain-containing protein gives MISTVDLPSQTRRELAEIAKNYGITGLHSMRKDDLISEIKKAQQRLRRKASSEAKKSRAGAGGGSAKAKSTAKTSETRVSATAKKPRSTAASKTSAKSPARKAATSKPKTTVRSRPDAPMTDLTEPKISAKTERIRAEMRRRRELVQKHKDLSTGTLVAGSAVTDGAQRHRAAAPHKDRIVLVVRDAFWLQASWEITQTSVQRAQSAMAEKWHTAVPTLRLLAVGDVTSNSAETVARDITVHGGVSNWYVDVQDPPSRFRVAIGYLASNGEFHCLCRSNVVETPVPGDCQRLDEHWQDIAEDYERIYALSGGYESRSNDLREVFEDRLQRKMPHRNDSGSTTGDPSLLRQTKLRLDVEAELIVFGKADPTASVMVGGHPVKLQNDGAFTVRMEFPDKRQVLPVTAETRDGLRQRTTVIAIERNTKVMDTVELQENN, from the coding sequence TTGATTAGTACTGTTGATCTACCGTCACAAACCCGTCGTGAATTGGCTGAAATCGCCAAGAACTACGGGATCACAGGCTTGCACTCGATGCGGAAGGACGATTTGATCAGCGAGATCAAAAAGGCCCAGCAGCGTCTCCGCCGGAAGGCCTCCAGCGAGGCAAAGAAGAGCCGGGCGGGGGCCGGTGGTGGTTCTGCGAAAGCCAAAAGCACTGCCAAAACGAGTGAAACCAGAGTTTCTGCGACAGCCAAGAAACCTCGCTCCACCGCGGCCAGCAAGACATCCGCGAAATCACCGGCTCGCAAAGCGGCCACCAGCAAACCCAAAACAACCGTGCGATCACGTCCCGACGCCCCCATGACGGACCTGACCGAACCCAAAATTTCGGCCAAAACCGAACGCATTCGGGCTGAAATGCGTCGCCGCCGCGAATTGGTCCAAAAGCACAAAGACCTCTCAACCGGAACCCTGGTTGCCGGTTCCGCGGTCACCGATGGTGCCCAACGCCATCGTGCAGCTGCTCCTCACAAAGATCGCATCGTCCTGGTCGTTCGCGACGCTTTTTGGCTGCAGGCCAGTTGGGAAATCACCCAAACCAGCGTCCAACGCGCCCAATCAGCGATGGCCGAAAAATGGCACACCGCCGTTCCAACCCTGCGTTTATTGGCCGTTGGCGACGTGACCAGCAACAGCGCTGAAACAGTCGCTCGTGACATCACGGTGCACGGCGGCGTCAGCAATTGGTACGTCGACGTCCAAGACCCACCGTCGCGATTCCGCGTCGCCATCGGGTACTTGGCCAGCAACGGCGAATTCCACTGCCTGTGCCGCAGCAACGTGGTCGAAACCCCGGTCCCCGGCGATTGCCAACGCCTCGATGAACACTGGCAGGACATCGCCGAAGACTACGAGCGAATCTACGCTCTCAGCGGCGGTTACGAATCCCGCAGCAACGACCTGCGAGAAGTCTTCGAAGATCGTCTGCAACGAAAAATGCCCCATCGCAACGATTCCGGCTCGACCACCGGCGACCCCTCGCTGCTGCGTCAAACCAAACTGCGACTGGACGTCGAAGCCGAACTGATCGTGTTCGGGAAAGCCGACCCCACGGCATCGGTGATGGTGGGCGGGCATCCCGTCAAACTTCAAAACGATGGTGCTTTCACCGTCCGCATGGAATTCCCCGACAAACGTCAGGTGCTTCCCGTGACGGCTGAAACACGCGATGGTCTTCGCCAACGCACCACCGTGATCGCGATCGAGCGAAACACCAAGGTCATGGACACCGTCGAACTTCAAGAGAACAACTGA
- a CDS encoding ThuA domain-containing protein codes for MTSLSTLSRRFAATFLLASAILVSGFVSADEAPDAKADNGSLNVLIITSGCCHDYDFQAKAIQLAATKAGVEAKWTVVNDGGKGTQAEIDFYGDENWAKPFDVVIHNECFAATTNPDYIRQITKAHHAGVPAVVIHCAMHTYRDAEIDDWREFLGVTSRRHDHQSHYPVEVVAKDHPVMREYPAAHVSAMDELYIIEKVWPNTTVLATSKSERDGKSHPVIWTNQYGDARVYGTTYGHSTETFQDDVFLANLVRGMLWAAGRVE; via the coding sequence ATGACGTCTCTCTCCACCCTGTCGCGGCGTTTCGCCGCGACTTTTTTGTTGGCATCCGCCATCCTCGTTTCCGGGTTTGTCTCGGCCGACGAAGCCCCCGATGCCAAAGCGGACAACGGTTCGCTGAATGTCCTGATCATCACCAGCGGCTGCTGCCACGATTACGACTTCCAAGCCAAAGCCATCCAGCTGGCGGCCACCAAGGCCGGTGTCGAAGCCAAATGGACAGTCGTCAACGATGGCGGCAAAGGCACCCAAGCCGAAATCGACTTCTATGGCGATGAAAACTGGGCCAAACCATTCGACGTCGTCATTCACAATGAATGCTTCGCCGCCACGACCAACCCGGACTACATCCGTCAAATCACGAAAGCTCACCACGCCGGTGTGCCAGCCGTGGTCATTCACTGTGCCATGCACACCTACCGTGACGCGGAAATCGATGATTGGCGTGAGTTCCTGGGCGTGACCAGCCGCCGCCACGATCACCAAAGCCATTACCCGGTCGAAGTGGTCGCCAAAGATCACCCGGTCATGCGTGAGTACCCCGCCGCCCACGTGTCCGCGATGGACGAGCTGTACATCATCGAAAAGGTTTGGCCCAACACCACCGTTTTGGCAACTTCCAAGAGCGAGCGTGATGGCAAGTCCCATCCCGTCATTTGGACCAACCAATACGGCGACGCTCGCGTTTACGGAACCACCTACGGTCACTCCACCGAAACGTTCCAAGACGACGTGTTCCTGGCCAACCTCGTCCGCGGCATGCTCTGGGCCGCCGGTCGCGTCGAGTAG
- a CDS encoding dihydroorotase produces MARTLIRNAQAVLPGDGIHSSSGTVDLRHVLIEDGKILDADASSTASCDLLIEADDLFLLPGVIDDQVHFREPGLTHKEDLATASHACAAGGVTTFLEMPNTKPPAVTVEGVQAKEALAAEKSLVNYGFYIGATPDNVAELNAAQNVPGIKIFIGSSTGNLLVDEQAALERIFAETTLPICAHCEDETTVRANAERLAGTTDIHDHSRIRDEAAAVISTARATDLARRHQHRFHVLHVSTGAELVSLVDPSPYLTAEVCPHHLFFNVDDYDRLGSRIQMNPSIKTAADNAKLWQALQDDVIQVIATDHAPHTLEEKAQPYPQSPSGLPAVENSLALMLNQCNAGKVTLPQIAHWMSDAPARVWGITGKGRIANGYDADLVLVRMNSERTIRDEDQHTKNRWSPWNGETLRGWPVTTIVNGSIVWSIDGGFREKIRGQKPTFDHARGGFWNTADGIGPT; encoded by the coding sequence ATGGCACGCACTCTGATTCGAAACGCACAGGCAGTTTTGCCTGGCGACGGCATCCACAGTTCATCCGGCACCGTTGATCTTCGCCACGTGCTGATTGAAGACGGCAAAATCCTCGACGCGGATGCGTCTTCCACCGCCTCCTGCGATCTTCTGATCGAAGCAGACGATTTGTTCCTGCTGCCCGGCGTGATCGACGACCAAGTCCATTTTCGCGAACCAGGTCTGACGCACAAAGAAGACTTGGCGACCGCGTCCCACGCCTGTGCCGCCGGTGGTGTGACCACGTTCCTGGAAATGCCCAACACCAAGCCGCCTGCGGTCACCGTCGAAGGGGTCCAAGCGAAAGAAGCCTTGGCCGCCGAGAAGTCATTGGTCAACTATGGCTTCTACATCGGCGCGACACCGGACAACGTGGCCGAGCTGAACGCCGCCCAAAACGTTCCCGGCATCAAGATCTTCATCGGCAGCAGCACCGGCAACCTGTTGGTCGATGAACAAGCCGCCTTGGAACGCATCTTCGCCGAGACGACTCTGCCGATCTGCGCCCACTGCGAAGACGAAACGACCGTGCGAGCCAATGCAGAACGACTGGCCGGCACCACCGACATTCACGATCACTCCCGCATCCGTGATGAAGCCGCCGCGGTGATCTCGACCGCGCGAGCGACCGATTTGGCTCGTCGGCATCAACATCGTTTTCATGTCTTGCACGTGTCCACCGGCGCAGAACTCGTGTCACTCGTGGATCCATCGCCCTATCTGACCGCGGAGGTCTGCCCGCATCACTTGTTCTTCAACGTCGATGATTACGACCGCTTGGGTTCACGGATCCAAATGAACCCATCGATCAAAACCGCAGCGGACAACGCCAAGCTTTGGCAGGCTCTGCAAGACGATGTCATCCAAGTCATCGCGACCGACCACGCGCCTCACACACTGGAAGAGAAGGCTCAACCCTACCCACAGTCGCCATCGGGTTTGCCAGCGGTTGAGAACTCACTCGCGTTGATGCTCAATCAATGCAATGCCGGCAAGGTCACGTTGCCACAGATCGCGCATTGGATGAGCGATGCCCCCGCGCGGGTTTGGGGCATCACGGGCAAGGGCCGCATCGCCAACGGCTACGACGCTGACCTGGTCTTGGTCCGCATGAATTCCGAGCGCACGATTCGTGATGAAGACCAACACACGAAGAACCGCTGGAGCCCCTGGAACGGCGAAACCCTTCGCGGATGGCCCGTCACCACGATCGTGAACGGTTCCATCGTGTGGTCCATCGACGGCGGTTTTCGCGAAAAAATCCGAGGCCAAAAACCAACCTTCGATCACGCCCGCGGAGGTTTCTGGAACACGGCCGACGGCATCGGCCCGACCTAA
- the upp gene encoding uracil phosphoribosyltransferase, translating to MSHVHVLQHPLVSHHLCQLRDKRTRPSEFRSAVSRLAMLIGVRATDDLPTQPVTIPTPVADAPCHELATDIGIVPVLRAGLGMVDPLLDLIPDASVWHLGLYRNEQTAEPVGYYDKLPKKGAPNVALVLDPMLATGGSIDMVVRRLMRWGVEDIRVLSIIASQPGLDRVANDFPHVKLFVAAVDPSLNEQAFIVPGLGDAGDRIFDTPQND from the coding sequence ATGTCGCACGTTCACGTTTTGCAACACCCTTTGGTTTCGCACCACCTTTGTCAGCTGCGAGACAAGCGGACGCGACCGTCTGAGTTCCGTTCGGCGGTATCGCGGTTGGCGATGTTGATCGGTGTTCGCGCGACCGATGATCTGCCAACACAACCCGTTACCATTCCCACGCCCGTCGCGGACGCGCCGTGTCACGAGCTGGCGACGGACATCGGAATCGTACCCGTGCTTCGAGCCGGATTGGGGATGGTCGATCCGTTGCTGGACTTGATCCCCGACGCCTCCGTGTGGCACCTGGGTTTGTATCGCAACGAGCAAACCGCCGAACCGGTCGGCTACTACGACAAACTGCCGAAGAAGGGTGCACCGAACGTTGCCTTGGTGCTCGATCCGATGCTGGCCACCGGCGGCTCGATCGACATGGTCGTTCGCCGTTTGATGCGGTGGGGCGTCGAAGACATTCGCGTGCTCAGCATCATCGCGTCGCAACCCGGACTCGACCGCGTCGCCAACGATTTCCCCCACGTCAAACTGTTTGTCGCTGCGGTGGACCCCAGCTTGAACGAACAAGCCTTCATCGTCCCCGGCCTCGGCGACGCCGGCGACCGCATCTTCGACACACCGCAAAACGACTGA
- a CDS encoding transposase has translation MPQSLARVYLHIVFSTKGRIPWLKDATLRSELYAYMATVLRDNVQSPAIKIGGVEDHVHALLTLSRSFAIKDVVQHMKTETSKWIKRQTEGATEFAWQTGYGAFSVSQSNVQKVVQYIGNQEEHHRKISFQDEFRDFCKRHELEIDERYVWD, from the coding sequence ATGCCGCAGTCTTTGGCCCGCGTTTATCTGCACATCGTCTTTTCCACCAAGGGACGAATTCCTTGGCTGAAGGATGCGACCTTGCGATCGGAACTTTACGCGTACATGGCGACGGTTCTACGTGACAACGTCCAATCACCAGCAATCAAAATTGGTGGAGTGGAAGATCACGTTCACGCGTTACTCACGCTCAGCCGGAGTTTCGCGATCAAGGACGTGGTTCAACACATGAAAACGGAAACCAGCAAATGGATCAAACGCCAAACGGAAGGAGCGACCGAGTTCGCTTGGCAAACTGGATACGGAGCCTTTTCCGTGAGCCAATCCAATGTCCAGAAAGTCGTTCAATACATTGGCAACCAAGAAGAGCATCATCGCAAAATTTCTTTCCAAGACGAATTTCGCGACTTCTGCAAACGGCATGAACTCGAGATCGACGAACGTTATGTTTGGGACTGA